In the genome of Ctenopharyngodon idella isolate HZGC_01 chromosome 19, HZGC01, whole genome shotgun sequence, one region contains:
- the LOC127500543 gene encoding uncharacterized protein LOC127500543 isoform X1, translated as MAEEKTTDAGGRTVPDFGKMYHVKGELNLPYSEDSEPEPFEVWYDLEGNRSRIDYHNSTVCTFLIGNDLDYGVIYQITPFIPDTDENDTIKYFQLKGTKEDPIRPQSALPDLQGFEFEKMEDCAGVQCEVWKKVTQAGHKKNTYRLWVKRPEGSDSPAVPYHFEMEGFNTLLESYNDKYMIDYSDFSSQTESDIFTPPGEMTYEEFPDPPEEHQILANPLQDFVSTSPVSHAHRLFGPFKEKFERHYESEKENEERENNFVHNLRLVHSANRAGLSYGINDFADWSKEEMTKYC; from the exons ATGGCGGAGGAGAAAACGACTGATG CTGGTGGCAGAACAGTTCCTGATTTTGGAAAGATGTATCATGTCAAAG GTGAGCTGAATTTGCCTTATTCTGAAGATTCTGAGCCAGAACCGTTTGAAGTTTGGTACGACCTCGAGGGGAACAGAAGTCGCATCGACTATCATAATA GTACAGTGTGCACTTTTCTGATCGGAAACGACTTGGATTATGGTGTCATTTACCAGATCACACCGTTCATCCCTGACACTGATGAAAATGATACTATTAAGTATTTTCAGCTTAAAGGTACAAAGGAGGATCCAATACGTCCACAGTCGGCACTGCCTGATCTGCAGGGCTTTGAA tTTGAGAAGATGGAGGATTGCGCAGGCGTTCAGTGTGAGGTCTGGAAGAAGGTCACACAGGCTGGTCATAAGAAGAACACATATCGTCTGTGGGTCAAACGTCCCGAGGGAAGTGATTCCCCAGCCGTCCCGTACCACTTTGAGATGGAGGGCTTTAACACTCTTTTGGAGTCCTATAATGACAAATACATGATTGACTACAGTGACTTCAGCTCACAAACTGAATCGGACATTTTCACACCCCCTGGAG AAATGACCTATGAGGAGTTTCCGGATCCTCCTGAGGAGCATCAAATATTGGCCAATCCTCTTCAAGACTTTGTCAGCACCTCCCCTGTTAGCCACGCCCACCGATTGTTCGGCCCCTTTAAGGAGAAGTTTGAGCGTCATTATGAAAGTGAGAAGGAGAACGAGGAGCGCGAGAACAACTTTGTACATAATCTTCG GCTTGTGCACTCTGCAAACAGAGCCGGTCTTTCATACGGTATCAATGACTTCGCCGATTGGTCAAAGGAAGAGATGACcaaatactgttaa
- the LOC127500543 gene encoding uncharacterized protein LOC127500543 isoform X2 has product MAEEKTTDGELNLPYSEDSEPEPFEVWYDLEGNRSRIDYHNSTVCTFLIGNDLDYGVIYQITPFIPDTDENDTIKYFQLKGTKEDPIRPQSALPDLQGFEFEKMEDCAGVQCEVWKKVTQAGHKKNTYRLWVKRPEGSDSPAVPYHFEMEGFNTLLESYNDKYMIDYSDFSSQTESDIFTPPGEMTYEEFPDPPEEHQILANPLQDFVSTSPVSHAHRLFGPFKEKFERHYESEKENEERENNFVHNLRLVHSANRAGLSYGINDFADWSKEEMTKYC; this is encoded by the exons ATGGCGGAGGAGAAAACGACTGATG GTGAGCTGAATTTGCCTTATTCTGAAGATTCTGAGCCAGAACCGTTTGAAGTTTGGTACGACCTCGAGGGGAACAGAAGTCGCATCGACTATCATAATA GTACAGTGTGCACTTTTCTGATCGGAAACGACTTGGATTATGGTGTCATTTACCAGATCACACCGTTCATCCCTGACACTGATGAAAATGATACTATTAAGTATTTTCAGCTTAAAGGTACAAAGGAGGATCCAATACGTCCACAGTCGGCACTGCCTGATCTGCAGGGCTTTGAA tTTGAGAAGATGGAGGATTGCGCAGGCGTTCAGTGTGAGGTCTGGAAGAAGGTCACACAGGCTGGTCATAAGAAGAACACATATCGTCTGTGGGTCAAACGTCCCGAGGGAAGTGATTCCCCAGCCGTCCCGTACCACTTTGAGATGGAGGGCTTTAACACTCTTTTGGAGTCCTATAATGACAAATACATGATTGACTACAGTGACTTCAGCTCACAAACTGAATCGGACATTTTCACACCCCCTGGAG AAATGACCTATGAGGAGTTTCCGGATCCTCCTGAGGAGCATCAAATATTGGCCAATCCTCTTCAAGACTTTGTCAGCACCTCCCCTGTTAGCCACGCCCACCGATTGTTCGGCCCCTTTAAGGAGAAGTTTGAGCGTCATTATGAAAGTGAGAAGGAGAACGAGGAGCGCGAGAACAACTTTGTACATAATCTTCG GCTTGTGCACTCTGCAAACAGAGCCGGTCTTTCATACGGTATCAATGACTTCGCCGATTGGTCAAAGGAAGAGATGACcaaatactgttaa